From Bdellovibrio sp. KM01:
ACCAAGCAAGTGGACGAGATGCAGGATCCAAAATACATTTCTCAAGTTTGGTTGTCAGAGGATTTTGCATCCCCTGGGGTTTACCAATGGGCGAAATCTAAAATTCATAAACGCTTAAGCGAAGTGCGCTATCACTTGCAGGGGCTTAGCACTTTGCAAGAGGGCCAAGTCCCGGGTCCGATTCAAGCTCGTTTAAAAGAAGAGGAGCGGCAGCTCTCTCAGCTGGATGTGATGCTTAGTTAGGGAATTCTTCTTTAATGACTTTTCCTGTATCCAAATCAATCGAATTGCTAAAGCCTTCCCAGTCGAGGGCTTTGGCTTGTGATCCAAACTTAAAAATGGCGGTATAGAAGCGGGGTTTGCGGCCCTCAATCTGCCAGCGAATGCTCATGTCCTTATTCAGAAAGAGGACATTGTCATATAGCTTTCGTGTCGGAATCTTATCATTGAAGATATTCAATAAAACCAGAATTCCGTCCTCGAACTCCAGGGCGTTTTCTATCGTGTGAATCAGGAAAAGATTTTGTCCGGAGTACTGAATCTGGTGATTTTCAATTCTTAGCATGTTCCTTCGTTTCTTTCATTTTAGCCCGCGCAGGTCTCAGTAATGCAAAACCATTTCCCGGCTGAAATAGTGTTTAAGGGGCTCTCTGTCCGACAGATGTTCTAGTGCCGGACAAGGACTCATTATCTTTTTGTTTCCAAAATTGGGTTCGTGTCTACTTTTTGTTCATCTGAAATGAGGTTTAATCGGTTCTTTGCGTGGTCCGTGGGTTGCACTCAGGAATTCAGATTCAAAAACTAAAGATCTAAAGGAGCACCCATGAAAAGTGTTTTGTTTGTTTTAGTATCCGCAATGTCGATGAACGCGATGGCGTTGGAAATCTCAACATCCATCAAAATCACGCAGGCGAATCAGGAAAAAACTGCTTATGAGCAAATGCTTTTGGATGCGCAACCGGATGCTGCGATTTATATCGCATCAGGTGGTAAAGAGTTGAGACCTCAATTGGCTCGCACGTTCGAAGTTATCCGTTCGAAGAACGGCAACAAAGGTTCTAATATGGAACTTGCAGAATCCATCGCGAACGCAAAATAGTTCGAAAACCCTTACGTATGTTGCTTAAAAGGCCACCCTCCGGTGGCCTTTTATTTTGAGCTGAACGAACTAATTTGCCTGCCCAAAAGCGGCACCCTGTTCAAATCTCCAGCAATCTAAAGACGTTAAAAGCGATTGGTTTTATTTGGCAGGCCTTCTCTGTGGCAGGATCTTTGTAAGTAATCGAATATGCTTAAAATATCATTGTTCAGACAGCTGATCGCCTTATCCTTGCCGCTGGTAACCAGCGTGGTGGCGCATGGCTTTGAATATCGCCTCGTGACTTCGCTTCCTGCGAATCAGCGCACGGCAGTTCAAGATCTTTTGAAACAAGCTGAACAAAAACTTCCTGAAACATTAAAGGCGGCTTTAAGCACCGTCGATGTGCGCTTCAATCAGCTTCCTTCTTTCAGTGCTCTTTCCCCGAATATCGGTGTCGCAAGCTTTCAACGTCGTGATCTGACGATCAATACTTTGATGTTGGCTGAAATTGTTAAAGGACCTCAAGGTTCAACGCGCACGACTCGCACTCATGGCAACATGTACAATGAAGTTCTAGCGACGGTTCTGCATGAAACGACTCACTTGTATGATTTTGCCAATGTTCACAGTGATTCAGAAAATGAAATGATCAGACACTGTGATACCAAGTTTGCAAAATCCAAAGAGGAACGCATTCAGAATGGTCCTCGTCCGTATGCCTGCAAATACTATGAGAACATGACGACTTCTTTTTCTTCTAATCCATACTATTTGCAAGTCGCGGGTTGGACAGGTCAAAGCGAGAACGTCATGAATCAACGTTCTCCGGATATCTATGAGCTTAAAGACAAGCGCGAGCATTTCGCTGTGAACATGGAATACTTCCTGATGGATCCACAGTTTAAATGTCGTCGTCCATCAATATATAAAGTCCTGTCGGCGCAGTTCCAGCACGTGCCTTTTCAAAATGTGACGTGTGAAACCCAATTGGGCTACGTGATTCCGAATAGTGGTGCGATGTACAGCCAGATTTTGCAGATCAATCCAGATCGCATTTATCAAGTTCATTATCTGTTTGCAGAAAAGGGTAGCGATATTTCTTCAGGTTGGGGTCACTCGATGATTCGCTTGGTGATGTGCGCTCCAGAGCGTAAAACGGTGGGCCCTGATTGCCTTCGTGACGTTGAATATTCCGTGGTTTTAAGTTTCCGTGCGTGGGTTGAAGCGATTCAGCTCAGCATGTGGGCGGGACTGGTTGGGGACTATTCTTCTCGTCTGTTCATTTTGCCATTAAGTCAGGTTGTCGATGAATATCCGAAAGGTCAGTTCCGTTCTTTGCGCAGTATTCCTTTAAAGCTGACGCGTGAACAAATCCGTGACCTGGTTGTGCGCTCTGTTGAAACGCACTGGGGCTACGAGGGCAGATATAAATTTGTCACTGCAAACTGCGCGACGGAAACTTTGGATCTGTTGCAGTCCGTATTGCAATCACCGGCCATGATGAATGTGGATATTAAAACTCCCGCAGGATTGTATTCTGTTTTGCAAAAATTGAATCTTGCGGATGATTCTGTATTCAGAGATCCGAAAAGTGCCAAAGAATTGGGTTACTATTTTGAATCCTATGAAGAGCGCTATAACAATACGTTCAAATTGGTGAAAGACGCGGGTTTCACTCCGCTGAAAGACTTTAAAGAGTGGATCAACGCGGATGCGGCTTATCGCCAGAAAGTCATTCGTGCCATTCCGAAATCTCACCCCGAGTATAAGAAAATGATTGCTTCGCTGTTTGTCTTGGAGTTTGCGGCCCAAAGACAGATTCAAACTTATATTTTGCAGGATTTAACCGGCTTGATGGCTGAAGGCAAGTCGAGCGCAGAGGCTGATAAAGCTCAGCAGACCGCAAAAAACTATATGAAGATTTCTGAGTTGTTCGCAAAACCGTCATCGTTTTTGCCGAAGGGCAGAGGTTACGGTTTGCCGCTTCCAGGGGAAATGGCAGCGGCGAAAGAGCTGGTGGCTGTGAAAGCCAAGGAAGCAATTAAGATTTCTGAAGAAACAAAAAAAATGGCTGATCAACTGACCGACACAGTTCTGATGAGGCAGGTAGAGACCAGCAACGAAAATGTTAAATTATTACAGCAACTGCTTCGCACGAAGTAGTGAAAGGTGAACCTATGAAAAAGGCAATTGTTACCGCTATCATTATGCTTACAGGTGCTTCTGCGATGGCCCAGTATTATCCAGGTCCTGCGCCAGGTGGTTACTATCCTCCTCCTGGTGGCGGCGGTTATCACCACCAGCAACCAGATCCGAATGATCAAGCTTCGGCGATGAGTGCCGCGACAGGTGCCATGTTTCTTTCTTTGGCTACGATGTGTGGTGCTGGTCCAGGTTGCTATTACAAAAACTTAGTGGCCGCAACTCAAGAGGAAGCCGTTCTTTTTAAGGTGGATGGTTCCGTAGGTCCGTACTTGGCGAGAACTTTAGAAGTATCTAAAACTCGTGAAGGTCTTAAGGATCTTTCTTTGGAGCAGCAGATCGAGAACATCATCCAGTTCAAGCCTTAGTTCGTTTCTTCTAGTCGACCCGACTTAGGGCCGAGTCAGGAATCACTGCCTGACTCGGCTGTAAAACAAATCTAAAATAAGAGCGTTATGACGAATGATCCAAACGCTCTTAAAGAACGCATTTCTGATTTAGAACATGAACTGGCTGTGAAAGAAGCAGAGGTTCATCGTTACCGTTTGGAACTGGGTAAAGCCAATCAAGCTCTGGAAAAAATGATTCATCAAATGAATCAGGAGTTGAAACTTGCTCAGGCTTTGCAGAAAAAACTTTCCCCTACAGAATTGCCCAATGTTCAAGGTTTTGAGTTTTCCACCAAGTTTTTGCCTGGTACTCGTTCGGGCGGGGACTACTTTGATATTTTCGAACATGAAGATAAATTGAAGTTTGGAATTCTGATTTCCAGTGCGACTGGATACTCCCTGTCGTCGATGCTTCTTTCCGTTATCATTAAAATTTCATCTCAGATGGAAGCACGCCGCGGCCTTGAAGCTCACAAAGTTGTGGGTATATTGGCAAATGACGTTGTACCAAATATAACGAACGACGATCGCGCGAATATCTTTTATGGAATCGTTGATCGACGCAGTTATGAATTTCAGTATTGTTCAGTTGGCGACATCGATGGTTTTCACCAGATCTATGGCAAGGATGCTCTGTCGGAACTTATGGCGACGGGGCCCAGCTTAGGTAAGGATTTTAACACGGAGCCTCAAAGTCGCACCATTCAACTGAACCCCCGTGATAGACTGATTTTGGCGACCGAAGGCCTCAAAAACTCTCAGAACTCTTTGGGAGTTGGCTGGGGTGGGCATAATTTGATGGACGCCATATCAAAAGCGCCTCGTCAGGGTGTGCACGAGCTGCGTAACGAGATTCTTTATGCGAATCAAAAATATTCCGGCAAAGAGGATCCCGTCAGAGATCAGACTCTGATCGTCACTGAGGTGAAGGATCGAGTGATCAAGCTTGCCAAGAACTAGCTGTTTTTATATGACTTATTTTATTCTACTTCCACTGGAAAGGAACCCCACATGGCTGAAGTAAATATCTACGAAGGCGCTTTAGATAAAGGTCTTGAAGGCGTAGTTGCATGTACAACGAAAGTATCTTTCATCGTTGGCGATAATCTTAATTTCCGCGGTTACACAATCGACGATTTGGCTGCGAACTCTACATTCGAGGAAGTTACTTACCTTCTTTGGAATGACAAACTTCCAAACGCTTCCGAGTTGGAAAAGTTCTCTAAAGAACTTCACGGCGAAATGGCATTGTCTCCAGACTTCATCAAAGTTTTGAAAGGCATTCCAACTGACGTTCACCCGATGGGTTGGTTGCGCACGGCTGTATCTTTGATGGCTCACTATGATAAAGATGCTAACGATATGTCTGCTGAGGCAAACCTTCGCAAGTCTGTTCGTTTGACTGCTAAAATGGGAACTCTTCTTTGCGCATTCGATGCAATCCGCAAAGGCAAAGAGCCTGTGGCTCCAAAAACAGACAAGTCCATGGCTTGGAACATGATGTACATGCTTGCTGGTGGTAAAGAGCCAAACGCTGAACACGTAAAAGTAATGGACACTTGTTTGATTCTTCACGCTGACCATGAATTGAACTGTTCTGCATTCGCAACTCGTGTAACAGCTTCTTCTTTGTCTGATCTGCACTCTGCAATCGTTTCTGCAATTGGTGCATTGAAAGGCCCGTTGCACGGTGGTGCAAATGAACAAGTTATCCTTATGCTTCAAAAAATCGGCACAATGGATAAAGCTCAGCAATTCGTAAAAGACGCTCTTCAAGCGAAAGAAAAAGTGATGGGTATCGGTCACCGCGTTTACAAAAACGGCGACCCTCGTGCTCGCATCCTTCGCACTATGTCTGAAAAATTGACTAAAGCGGCTGGCATGGAAACTATGTATCAAATGTCGACTTTGATCGACGATACTATGTTCAATGAAAAAGGTTTGATGCCGAA
This genomic window contains:
- a CDS encoding DUF2388 domain-containing protein gives rise to the protein MKSVLFVLVSAMSMNAMALEISTSIKITQANQEKTAYEQMLLDAQPDAAIYIASGGKELRPQLARTFEVIRSKNGNKGSNMELAESIANAK
- a CDS encoding DUF4105 domain-containing protein, translated to MLKISLFRQLIALSLPLVTSVVAHGFEYRLVTSLPANQRTAVQDLLKQAEQKLPETLKAALSTVDVRFNQLPSFSALSPNIGVASFQRRDLTINTLMLAEIVKGPQGSTRTTRTHGNMYNEVLATVLHETTHLYDFANVHSDSENEMIRHCDTKFAKSKEERIQNGPRPYACKYYENMTTSFSSNPYYLQVAGWTGQSENVMNQRSPDIYELKDKREHFAVNMEYFLMDPQFKCRRPSIYKVLSAQFQHVPFQNVTCETQLGYVIPNSGAMYSQILQINPDRIYQVHYLFAEKGSDISSGWGHSMIRLVMCAPERKTVGPDCLRDVEYSVVLSFRAWVEAIQLSMWAGLVGDYSSRLFILPLSQVVDEYPKGQFRSLRSIPLKLTREQIRDLVVRSVETHWGYEGRYKFVTANCATETLDLLQSVLQSPAMMNVDIKTPAGLYSVLQKLNLADDSVFRDPKSAKELGYYFESYEERYNNTFKLVKDAGFTPLKDFKEWINADAAYRQKVIRAIPKSHPEYKKMIASLFVLEFAAQRQIQTYILQDLTGLMAEGKSSAEADKAQQTAKNYMKISELFAKPSSFLPKGRGYGLPLPGEMAAAKELVAVKAKEAIKISEETKKMADQLTDTVLMRQVETSNENVKLLQQLLRTK
- a CDS encoding PP2C family protein-serine/threonine phosphatase, whose translation is MTNDPNALKERISDLEHELAVKEAEVHRYRLELGKANQALEKMIHQMNQELKLAQALQKKLSPTELPNVQGFEFSTKFLPGTRSGGDYFDIFEHEDKLKFGILISSATGYSLSSMLLSVIIKISSQMEARRGLEAHKVVGILANDVVPNITNDDRANIFYGIVDRRSYEFQYCSVGDIDGFHQIYGKDALSELMATGPSLGKDFNTEPQSRTIQLNPRDRLILATEGLKNSQNSLGVGWGGHNLMDAISKAPRQGVHELRNEILYANQKYSGKEDPVRDQTLIVTEVKDRVIKLAKN
- a CDS encoding citrate synthase; this encodes MAEVNIYEGALDKGLEGVVACTTKVSFIVGDNLNFRGYTIDDLAANSTFEEVTYLLWNDKLPNASELEKFSKELHGEMALSPDFIKVLKGIPTDVHPMGWLRTAVSLMAHYDKDANDMSAEANLRKSVRLTAKMGTLLCAFDAIRKGKEPVAPKTDKSMAWNMMYMLAGGKEPNAEHVKVMDTCLILHADHELNCSAFATRVTASSLSDLHSAIVSAIGALKGPLHGGANEQVILMLQKIGTMDKAQQFVKDALQAKEKVMGIGHRVYKNGDPRARILRTMSEKLTKAAGMETMYQMSTLIDDTMFNEKGLMPNVDFYSATVYFSMGIPTDLFTPIFAASRISGWCAHAFEQYANNRIYRPRGKWAGKEGLTWKPVSQR